The following are from one region of the Leclercia sp. AS011 genome:
- a CDS encoding DUF2264 domain-containing protein produces MCAANKEKSNPLSSRQDLVAALNTLLAAVDTQFPTGSSRFSLGDTSAHYATEVAQMEGLSRVLWGLFPLMAAGDTTPFSDKYIAAIKQGTDPQSAGYWGETGPYDQRLVEMAAYGLGLALLQDRLTERFSERELMNLHAWLNQITDAQMPDSNWNYFAIMVQLGFKRAGLPYDQQAIDRRFVMMDAYYLGEGWYSDGPGRPKDYYISMAFHFYGLIYATISGDEARAEVLRQRSRLFAEDFIYMSAADGASVPFGRSLTYRFAMVAFWSAVAFSGLEVFTPGIVKGIILRHLRWWQQQPITDRDGILTLGFAYPNLAMCEDYNAPGSPYWALKTYLILALPESHPFWQADEQPLPRLAEKRVIPHAQQILIHTDHVTMLTAGQLELNNYVNTEAKYTKFAYSSRFGFTIERGRFGLKHAACDSMLLLADGDNYFRGRRECEEVRVDENYIFSRWSPWHDVHIDTWLVPFGEWHLRLHRINSARTLQTVEGGFAVMKTEPQLVGRGSYLMADNGSSAIVDLSPDITRQPDCVVTPPNSSIMFAECAAIPLLTSTIPQGESWLCCAVTASALNKNRAESPQLDITHNQVAIRAPGSERQLSFIL; encoded by the coding sequence ATGTGCGCGGCAAACAAAGAAAAATCAAATCCGTTGTCATCCCGCCAGGATCTGGTGGCGGCGCTGAACACCCTGCTGGCAGCGGTGGATACCCAGTTCCCGACGGGCAGCTCCCGCTTTTCGCTGGGTGACACCAGCGCCCACTACGCCACGGAGGTGGCGCAGATGGAGGGGCTCTCCCGGGTATTGTGGGGGCTGTTTCCGCTGATGGCCGCAGGCGATACCACGCCGTTCAGCGATAAATACATCGCCGCCATTAAGCAGGGCACCGACCCGCAGAGCGCAGGCTACTGGGGCGAAACCGGGCCTTACGATCAGCGGCTGGTGGAGATGGCGGCCTATGGCCTCGGGCTGGCGCTGCTGCAGGACCGACTCACGGAGCGGTTTAGCGAACGCGAGCTGATGAATCTGCACGCCTGGCTGAATCAGATCACCGACGCCCAGATGCCGGACAGCAACTGGAACTATTTCGCCATCATGGTGCAGCTCGGCTTTAAGCGTGCCGGGCTGCCGTATGACCAGCAGGCTATCGATCGCCGCTTCGTGATGATGGATGCCTACTATCTGGGGGAGGGCTGGTACTCCGACGGTCCGGGTCGGCCAAAGGATTACTACATCTCGATGGCGTTTCACTTCTACGGCCTGATCTACGCCACTATCAGCGGTGATGAGGCCCGGGCGGAGGTGCTGCGCCAGCGTTCGCGTCTGTTTGCCGAAGACTTTATCTATATGTCTGCCGCCGACGGTGCTTCGGTGCCCTTTGGCCGCAGCCTGACCTACCGCTTCGCGATGGTCGCTTTCTGGAGCGCGGTGGCCTTCTCCGGGCTGGAGGTGTTCACGCCGGGCATCGTGAAGGGGATTATCCTGCGCCATCTGCGCTGGTGGCAGCAGCAGCCGATAACCGATCGCGACGGGATCCTGACCCTTGGGTTTGCGTATCCAAATCTGGCGATGTGCGAGGACTATAACGCCCCCGGCTCGCCCTACTGGGCGCTGAAAACATACCTGATCCTGGCCCTGCCGGAGAGCCATCCGTTCTGGCAGGCCGACGAGCAGCCGCTGCCCCGGCTTGCCGAAAAGCGCGTCATCCCCCATGCCCAGCAGATCCTGATCCACACCGATCATGTGACGATGCTTACCGCCGGGCAGCTGGAGCTGAACAACTACGTCAACACCGAGGCGAAATACACCAAATTTGCCTACTCCAGCCGCTTTGGTTTCACCATCGAGCGCGGGCGTTTTGGCCTCAAGCACGCTGCCTGCGATTCCATGCTGCTGCTGGCCGATGGCGACAACTACTTCCGCGGCCGTCGTGAGTGCGAGGAGGTGCGCGTCGATGAGAACTACATCTTCTCGCGCTGGTCGCCGTGGCATGACGTTCACATTGATACCTGGCTGGTGCCCTTCGGCGAGTGGCATCTGCGCCTGCACCGCATCAACAGCGCGCGCACCTTACAAACGGTCGAAGGCGGGTTTGCGGTGATGAAAACCGAGCCGCAGCTTGTGGGGCGCGGCAGTTACCTGATGGCTGATAACGGCAGCAGCGCCATTGTCGATCTCTCACCAGACATCACCCGCCAACCGGACTGCGTAGTGACGCCGCCGAACAGCAGCATCATGTTTGCCGAATGCGCCGCCATTCCGCTGCTGACCAGCACCATCCCGCAGGGAGAAAGCTGGCTCTGCTGCGCGGTAACCGCGTCTGCACTGAATAAAAACAGGGCGGAAAGCCCACAACTGGACATCACCCATAACCAGGTCGCGATCCGCGCCCCTGGAAGCGAACGTCAGCTGTCGTTCATTTTATAA
- the lysM gene encoding peptidoglycan-binding protein LysM yields MGIFNFVKEAGEKLWDNLTDHKGQSDKVSEHLKKLNIPGADKVQVNVNDGKAVVTGDGLTQEQKEKIQVAVGNIAGVSEVENTITATDTQHEATYYTVKSGDTLSAISKTVYGDASKYNKIFEANRPMLSSPDKIYPGQTLRIPEA; encoded by the coding sequence ATGGGAATTTTTAACTTCGTTAAAGAAGCAGGTGAAAAGCTGTGGGACAACCTGACCGATCACAAAGGTCAAAGCGATAAAGTCTCGGAGCATCTTAAGAAGCTCAACATACCGGGTGCCGACAAGGTGCAGGTCAACGTCAATGACGGTAAGGCCGTGGTGACGGGTGACGGGCTGACCCAGGAGCAGAAGGAAAAAATCCAGGTCGCGGTGGGGAACATCGCGGGCGTCAGCGAGGTGGAGAACACCATCACCGCCACCGACACCCAGCATGAAGCCACCTACTACACGGTTAAATCGGGCGATACCCTGAGCGCCATCTCCAAAACCGTGTACGGCGATGCGTCGAAATACAACAAAATCTTTGAGGCCAACCGCCCTATGCTCTCCAGCCCCGATAAAATTTATCCGGGCCAGACGCTGCGTATTCCAGAGGCGTGA
- the qseC gene encoding quorum sensing histidine kinase QseC has product MKLTQRLSLKLRLTLLFLLLSLTAWFAASLVAWHQTSDKLDKLFDTQQMLFAKRLLTMDLDEIRAPQRMREVPKKAKHGHLDDDALAFAIFTPDGKMVLNDGENGRDIPYHYRREGFDNGQLNDDNDEWRFLWLTAPDGKYRVVVGQEREYRQEMALEVVRSQLTPWLVALPVMLLLLIVLLSRELWPLKKLTQTLRARSPDATDRLATHGVPVEVRPLVDALNQLFTRTQQMMARERRFTSDAAHELRSPLTALKVQTEVAQLSLDDPQAQAKALTQLHTGIDRASRLVEQLLTLSRLDSLDNLDDVETLNMADLLQSAVMECYHPAQQAGIDIRLTINDPLITRPGQPLLLSLLVRNLLDNAVRYSPRGSRVEVTLDTHSFTVRDTGPGIAPEALARIGERFYRPPGQDQTGSGLGLSIVKRIATLHRMRVTLGNGQNGGFEVRIGW; this is encoded by the coding sequence ATGAAACTGACCCAACGCCTCAGCCTCAAGCTGCGCCTGACGCTGCTGTTCCTGCTCCTGTCGCTGACGGCGTGGTTTGCCGCCAGCCTTGTCGCCTGGCACCAGACCAGCGACAAGCTCGATAAGCTGTTCGACACCCAGCAGATGCTGTTTGCCAAAAGGCTGCTGACCATGGATCTGGATGAGATCCGCGCCCCGCAGCGGATGCGCGAGGTGCCGAAAAAGGCGAAACACGGGCATCTGGATGACGATGCCCTGGCCTTTGCCATCTTCACCCCCGACGGCAAAATGGTGCTCAACGACGGTGAAAACGGGCGCGATATTCCGTATCACTATCGCCGGGAAGGCTTTGATAACGGCCAGCTCAACGACGATAACGACGAATGGCGCTTCTTATGGCTCACCGCGCCGGACGGCAAGTACCGGGTGGTGGTTGGCCAGGAGCGGGAGTACCGCCAGGAGATGGCCCTGGAGGTGGTCAGATCGCAGCTCACGCCGTGGCTGGTGGCCCTGCCGGTAATGCTGCTGTTGCTGATTGTCCTGTTGAGCCGCGAACTCTGGCCACTGAAAAAGCTGACCCAGACCCTGCGCGCCCGCTCCCCGGATGCCACCGACCGGCTGGCGACGCACGGCGTGCCTGTGGAGGTTCGCCCCCTGGTGGACGCCCTGAATCAGCTTTTCACCCGTACCCAGCAAATGATGGCCCGGGAGCGCCGCTTCACCTCAGATGCCGCCCACGAGCTGCGCAGTCCGCTGACCGCCCTGAAGGTGCAGACCGAGGTGGCGCAACTGTCGCTGGACGACCCGCAGGCGCAGGCGAAAGCCCTGACCCAGCTGCACACCGGCATTGACCGGGCCTCGCGGCTGGTGGAACAGCTCCTGACGCTGTCGCGCCTGGATTCGCTGGACAATCTGGACGATGTCGAAACCCTGAACATGGCCGATCTACTCCAGTCGGCGGTGATGGAGTGCTATCACCCGGCGCAGCAGGCCGGGATCGACATTCGCCTGACCATCAACGACCCACTGATCACCCGCCCCGGGCAACCCTTACTCCTGAGCCTGCTGGTGCGTAACCTGCTGGATAACGCCGTGCGCTACAGCCCGCGCGGCAGCCGGGTGGAGGTGACACTCGACACCCACAGCTTTACCGTGCGCGACACCGGTCCGGGCATTGCCCCCGAGGCTCTGGCGCGGATCGGAGAGCGTTTTTATCGTCCGCCCGGTCAGGATCAGACCGGCAGCGGCCTGGGGCTGTCGATTGTGAAGCGCATCGCCACGCTGCACCGGATGAGGGTCACGCTCGGCAACGGGCAGAATGGTGGATTTGAAGTCAGGATCGGCTGGTAA
- a CDS encoding NAD(P)H-dependent oxidoreductase, with protein sequence MSNILIINGAKKFAHSNGQLNDTLTEVADGFLRDAGHDVKVVRTDGEYDIQAEVQNFLWADVVIWQMPGWWMGAPWTVKKYMDDVFTEGHGALYASDGRTRSDASKKYGSGGLIQGKKYMLSLTWNAPMEAFTEEDQFFHGVGVDGVYLPFHKANQFLGMEALPTFITNDVIKMPDVPRYIAEYRKHLAEIFA encoded by the coding sequence ATGAGCAATATCCTGATTATCAACGGCGCGAAAAAATTCGCCCACTCTAATGGCCAACTGAATGACACCCTGACCGAGGTCGCGGACGGCTTCCTGCGCGACGCCGGGCATGATGTTAAGGTCGTGCGCACCGACGGTGAGTACGATATCCAGGCCGAAGTGCAGAACTTCCTCTGGGCCGACGTGGTGATCTGGCAGATGCCTGGCTGGTGGATGGGCGCGCCATGGACCGTGAAAAAGTACATGGACGACGTCTTTACCGAAGGCCACGGCGCGCTGTATGCCAGCGACGGTCGCACCCGCTCTGATGCGTCGAAGAAATACGGCTCCGGCGGCCTGATCCAGGGGAAAAAGTACATGCTCTCCCTGACCTGGAACGCGCCGATGGAAGCCTTTACCGAAGAAGATCAGTTCTTCCACGGCGTGGGCGTTGACGGTGTCTACCTGCCGTTCCATAAGGCCAACCAGTTCCTGGGAATGGAGGCGCTGCCAACCTTTATCACCAACGACGTGATTAAAATGCCGGATGTGCCACGCTATATCGCAGAATATCGCAAGCATCTCGCGGAAATTTTTGCTTAA
- a CDS encoding glycoside hydrolase family 88 protein, with the protein MLRHITEERLADIPAPVDERAFSDELSTARSHVLDLISRHLTAFGDKFPAETCKDGYYPLTDNVEWTTSFWTGQLWLAWEMSGDDKFRAMAEKHTRSFGLRIAGRNDTNTHDLGFLYTLSCVADWRLTGSREARGFSLLAAEALLERFHEKAKIIQAWGDLADPEQAGRMIIDCNMNLPLLYWATEQTGDPRFAEAAKAHVMQAATYLIREDASTFHTYYMDVVTGAPRYGNTQQGYADDSCWSRGQAWGIYGFLLSYIYTGDATMIALSKRLANYFLNRLPEDHVCHWDLALVGTDALRDSSSAAIAVCGLLELVKHLPVTDPDRERYLAWAKGIMSSLTKHYLMGKEEKGNGLLKHSVYHLASNKGVDECASWGDYFYVEALVRFTQSWKLYW; encoded by the coding sequence ATGTTACGTCACATCACCGAGGAACGTCTGGCCGATATTCCCGCCCCCGTGGATGAGCGCGCCTTTAGCGATGAATTAAGCACGGCGCGCAGCCACGTCCTCGACCTGATTAGCCGTCATTTAACGGCGTTCGGCGACAAATTTCCGGCGGAAACCTGTAAGGACGGGTATTACCCGCTGACGGACAACGTCGAGTGGACCACCAGCTTCTGGACCGGGCAGCTGTGGCTGGCGTGGGAGATGAGCGGTGACGACAAATTCCGCGCCATGGCTGAGAAACACACCCGCTCGTTTGGCCTGCGCATCGCCGGGCGCAACGACACCAACACCCACGATCTCGGCTTCCTTTACACGCTCTCCTGCGTGGCGGACTGGCGGCTGACCGGTAGCCGCGAGGCGCGCGGCTTCTCGCTGCTGGCCGCCGAAGCGCTGCTCGAGCGCTTCCACGAGAAAGCGAAGATCATCCAGGCGTGGGGCGATCTGGCGGATCCCGAGCAGGCCGGGCGGATGATCATCGACTGCAACATGAACCTGCCGCTGCTCTACTGGGCGACCGAGCAGACCGGGGATCCGCGCTTTGCCGAGGCCGCTAAAGCCCACGTGATGCAGGCGGCGACGTATCTCATCCGCGAAGATGCCTCAACCTTCCACACCTACTATATGGACGTGGTTACCGGCGCGCCGCGCTACGGCAATACTCAGCAGGGCTATGCGGATGACTCCTGCTGGTCGCGCGGCCAGGCCTGGGGGATCTACGGCTTCCTGCTGAGCTACATCTATACTGGCGACGCGACGATGATCGCCCTGTCGAAGCGTCTGGCTAACTACTTCCTCAACCGCCTGCCGGAGGATCACGTCTGCCACTGGGATCTGGCCCTGGTGGGCACCGACGCCCTGCGTGATTCCTCGTCGGCGGCCATTGCGGTCTGCGGCCTGCTGGAGCTGGTGAAACATCTGCCGGTGACCGACCCGGATCGCGAGCGCTATCTGGCGTGGGCGAAAGGGATCATGTCCTCGCTGACGAAGCACTATCTGATGGGCAAAGAGGAGAAGGGCAACGGCCTGCTGAAGCATTCGGTCTATCACCTCGCCAGCAATAAAGGCGTGGATGAGTGCGCCAGCTGGGGGGACTACTTCTACGTTGAAGCCCTGGTGCGTTTTACCCAGAGCTGGAAACTGTACTGGTAA
- a CDS encoding helix-turn-helix transcriptional regulator encodes MRETPTAERLELITLNDAIVSFSRLFANTVRYHHWHQCLEILYVEEGFGVAIVDNRHYTMRPGRLFFFPPFTLHKVMVDPQAEANYRRTIIHLDQHAVLKALRDFPQTQQRLQKLSQRGGEAWVADMAHCHSHLDHLFSCYPPPMNSERVASLLIGLFAMLPHDDEGQPGNSQGIASQVMFWLDEHYQQKFSLDALAEELGKSRSYVSRKFHAETGEKIHDYLNTLRLRKACESLLHSEASVREIAARVGFSDVTYFISAFKKGIGETPLQYRKNHCAA; translated from the coding sequence ATGCGTGAGACACCCACGGCGGAACGCCTTGAGCTGATTACCCTGAACGACGCCATCGTGTCGTTCAGTCGCCTGTTCGCCAACACCGTGCGCTACCACCACTGGCACCAGTGTCTGGAAATTCTCTATGTCGAAGAAGGGTTTGGCGTGGCGATTGTCGATAATCGCCACTACACAATGCGCCCGGGACGGCTGTTTTTCTTTCCGCCCTTTACCCTGCACAAGGTGATGGTCGATCCCCAGGCCGAGGCCAACTACCGCCGCACCATTATTCATCTCGATCAGCATGCGGTTCTGAAGGCACTGCGCGACTTCCCCCAGACCCAGCAGCGGCTGCAGAAGCTGTCCCAGCGCGGAGGCGAAGCCTGGGTGGCGGATATGGCGCACTGCCACAGCCATCTCGATCATCTGTTCAGCTGTTACCCGCCGCCGATGAACAGCGAGCGCGTCGCCAGCCTGCTGATTGGGCTGTTTGCCATGCTGCCACACGATGACGAAGGCCAGCCCGGCAACAGCCAGGGCATCGCCAGCCAGGTGATGTTCTGGCTGGACGAGCATTACCAGCAAAAATTCAGCCTTGATGCGCTGGCAGAGGAGCTGGGGAAATCCCGCAGCTACGTGTCACGGAAATTCCATGCCGAAACGGGAGAGAAAATTCACGATTACCTGAATACGTTGCGCCTGCGGAAAGCCTGCGAAAGTTTGCTGCACTCAGAGGCGAGCGTGCGGGAGATCGCCGCGCGGGTAGGGTTTTCTGATGTGACCTATTTTATCAGCGCATTTAAAAAGGGCATCGGAGAGACGCCCTTACAGTACCGGAAGAATCATTGTGCGGCCTGA
- a CDS encoding YgiW/YdeI family stress tolerance OB fold protein: MKKFAAIAAIMMITTAPVFAAQGGFNGPSATATQTQTQQGGFVDNDANLTTAQKVKDQKDDSWVKLRGNITERLSDDRYTFRDESGTVVVEIDHKRWNGVTVTPQDKVELQGKVDKEWNDFEIDVKQVIKLNK; encoded by the coding sequence ATGAAAAAATTCGCTGCTATTGCTGCCATCATGATGATCACCACTGCGCCGGTTTTTGCGGCTCAGGGCGGGTTTAACGGCCCGTCGGCGACGGCAACCCAGACGCAAACCCAGCAGGGCGGTTTTGTCGATAACGACGCCAACCTCACCACGGCGCAGAAGGTCAAGGATCAGAAGGACGACAGCTGGGTAAAACTGCGCGGCAACATCACCGAGCGCCTGTCCGATGACCGCTACACCTTCCGGGATGAGAGCGGTACGGTGGTGGTAGAGATTGACCACAAGCGCTGGAACGGCGTGACCGTCACCCCGCAGGATAAGGTTGAGCTGCAGGGTAAGGTCGACAAAGAGTGGAACGATTTCGAAATCGACGTCAAACAGGTTATCAAGCTGAATAAATAA
- a CDS encoding oligosaccharide MFS transporter has protein sequence MNNKTEYYKISSFIFLYFFTWSASIGLLAIWLGQKANLSGSVIGTVFAVNGIFSVILKPIYGYILDKIGMSKYLLYFVVAMSALMAPFFIYVYQPLLMSNTMLGIIIGALYLSFAWYAGVAACESYSDRFSRLNGMEFGQIRMWGSLGWAVASSFSGLLFNLSPSYNFIMGSVASVIMLIVLLSLKVNTNSAHAGEVLTKEKIAPADVYALLRSRKFWAFCLYVAGVAWMMFIAEQQFSRYFVTFFDDVHQGNAVFGYLGTVQSGMEFVMYMVIPLFVNFIGAKRGLLIVGLIVGARLIISGMCDSHLLISILKPLYGLEICLLLVSVFKYIAEHFDKRVNATMYLLGYQAMLYVGNVVVSSPAGYMYDRIGFEQTYIIMGATALTFTLISAFTLSACQSKWRGAKTLNVAEHH, from the coding sequence ATGAATAACAAAACTGAATATTACAAAATCAGCAGTTTTATCTTTCTCTATTTCTTTACCTGGTCGGCGAGTATTGGCCTGCTGGCAATCTGGCTCGGCCAAAAAGCCAATCTCAGCGGGTCGGTGATCGGCACCGTCTTTGCGGTGAACGGCATCTTCTCCGTTATTCTCAAACCGATCTACGGCTATATTCTGGATAAGATCGGCATGAGCAAATACCTGCTCTATTTTGTGGTGGCAATGTCCGCCCTGATGGCGCCGTTCTTTATTTATGTTTATCAGCCGCTGTTAATGTCCAACACCATGCTGGGGATTATTATCGGCGCGCTCTATTTAAGCTTCGCCTGGTATGCGGGGGTGGCGGCGTGCGAATCCTATTCTGACCGTTTCAGCCGCCTGAACGGCATGGAGTTTGGGCAGATCCGCATGTGGGGATCCCTCGGCTGGGCGGTGGCTTCTTCGTTCTCCGGCCTGCTGTTTAACCTCTCCCCGTCCTACAATTTTATTATGGGCAGCGTGGCGTCGGTGATCATGCTTATCGTCCTGCTGAGCCTGAAGGTAAACACTAATTCGGCCCATGCCGGTGAAGTGCTGACCAAAGAGAAAATCGCCCCGGCGGATGTCTATGCCCTGCTGCGCAGCCGCAAATTCTGGGCCTTCTGCCTGTACGTGGCGGGCGTGGCGTGGATGATGTTTATCGCCGAGCAGCAGTTCTCCCGCTATTTCGTCACCTTCTTCGATGATGTTCATCAGGGGAACGCGGTGTTTGGCTATCTGGGTACCGTGCAGTCGGGGATGGAATTCGTCATGTACATGGTGATCCCGCTGTTCGTGAATTTTATCGGTGCCAAACGCGGGCTATTAATTGTCGGCCTGATTGTCGGGGCGCGGTTAATTATCTCCGGGATGTGCGACTCCCACCTGTTAATTTCGATCCTCAAGCCGCTGTACGGCCTGGAGATCTGCCTCCTGCTGGTGTCGGTATTTAAATATATCGCCGAGCATTTCGATAAGCGCGTCAACGCCACCATGTATCTGCTGGGCTATCAGGCGATGCTCTACGTCGGCAACGTGGTGGTGTCGTCCCCGGCCGGATATATGTATGACCGCATCGGCTTTGAGCAGACCTATATCATCATGGGCGCCACGGCGCTGACCTTTACCCTGATTTCTGCGTTTACCTTATCCGCCTGCCAGAGCAAATGGCGCGGCGCTAAAACGCTGAACGTTGCAGAACATCACTAA
- the qseB gene encoding quorum sensing response regulator transcription factor QseB codes for MRILLVEDDKLIGDGIKAGLTKLGFSLDWFTEGETGRAALYSAPYDAVVLDLTLPGIDGLQILREWREQGRSEPVLILTARDALDQRVEGLRLGADDYLCKPFALIEVAARLEALVRRSHGQARSELRHGGVTLDPTRLVASLNGDTLVLKPKEFALLELLMRNAGRVLPRKLIEEKLYTWDDDVSSNAIEVHVHHLRRKLGSDFIRTVHGIGYTLGDA; via the coding sequence ATGCGCATTTTACTGGTAGAAGACGACAAGCTGATAGGCGACGGTATTAAGGCCGGGCTGACGAAACTGGGCTTTAGCCTGGACTGGTTTACCGAGGGCGAAACCGGCAGAGCGGCGCTCTACAGCGCCCCCTATGATGCCGTGGTGCTCGACCTGACCCTGCCCGGCATCGACGGGCTGCAGATCCTGCGCGAGTGGCGGGAACAGGGCCGCAGCGAGCCGGTGCTGATCCTCACCGCGCGGGATGCGCTCGACCAGCGCGTCGAGGGGCTGCGCCTCGGGGCCGACGATTACCTCTGCAAACCCTTTGCGCTGATCGAAGTGGCCGCCCGCCTTGAGGCCCTGGTGCGCCGCAGCCACGGGCAGGCGCGCAGCGAACTGCGTCACGGGGGCGTGACGCTCGATCCGACTCGTCTGGTGGCCAGCCTCAACGGCGACACCCTGGTGCTCAAGCCGAAAGAGTTCGCCCTGCTGGAGCTGTTGATGCGCAATGCGGGCCGCGTGCTGCCGCGCAAGCTGATTGAAGAGAAGCTCTATACCTGGGACGACGATGTCTCGAGCAACGCCATCGAAGTCCACGTTCATCATCTGCGCCGCAAGCTCGGCAGCGATTTTATCCGCACCGTGCACGGCATCGGTTATACCCTGGGTGACGCATGA
- a CDS encoding putative quinol monooxygenase, with amino-acid sequence MLTVIAEIRTRPGQHHRQAVLDQFAKIIPTVLEEAGCHGYAPMVDTAAGVSFQTTAPDSIVMVELWETVAHLEAHLQTPHMKAWSEAVKGDVLETHIRILENGV; translated from the coding sequence ATGCTTACCGTTATTGCTGAAATTCGCACCCGTCCTGGGCAACATCACCGTCAGGCGGTGCTGGATCAGTTCGCAAAAATTATCCCAACCGTTCTGGAAGAGGCAGGCTGCCACGGCTACGCGCCGATGGTGGACACCGCCGCAGGCGTCAGCTTCCAGACTACCGCCCCGGACTCCATTGTGATGGTTGAGCTGTGGGAAACCGTGGCCCACCTCGAAGCCCACCTGCAGACTCCGCACATGAAAGCGTGGAGCGAGGCGGTGAAAGGGGATGTTCTGGAAACGCATATCCGTATTCTGGAGAACGGGGTTTAA